A segment of the Candidatus Cloacimonas sp. genome:
TTTCTCCTTCAGGTGAAAATCATATCATAAGCTTGAATACTTATTCAGGGACTAAATATCTTGCTTTTTACGGTGAATCTACTGTTGCTGGCGGAGATAACAATGTATATGTAGATAATGTTACAGTGCGTGAAACCCCTGCTGCACCGATCTTTAATTATAGCCCTACCAGTATAGCATTTGGAACTGGCTTTGCCAATACTCCCACTGCTTATCAAAATGTAACTGTTACCAATACCGGTGCTGGAGTGCTTAATCTTGCTGTAGCAGATGTAAATATAATTGGAGCAGATGCTTCAATGTTTTCTTTTAATCCTGCAAATCTACCTGCAGCATTAAGTACAAATCAATCGGTAACTATTCCTGTTCGTTATAATCCCACTGCCATAGGCAATCATACTGCTACCTTGCGGATGGTTTATAATGCTACCAACTATGATGTTACATTATCAGGGAATGCCTTAGGTGAGCATGCTCTTTATCAGGGTTTTGAAGGTGCTACTTTCCCGCCTACGGGTTGGGCAACTGCAACTGCTCCCTGGGAAATTTATACTACTTATGCTCATACCGGAACAAAATCAGTAAAATCAGGTTATTCAACTGGTACCTGGTGGCTGATGACTCCTACTCTTGCTATAGAAGATGGTGCTAATACACTTACTTTCTGGTATCGGGATTATAGCAGTGAGACATCTTGGGATTACGATGATGAATATACCTATGTAATGCTTTCTACTACGGGTAACGCTCCTGAGGACTTCACCACTACTTTGTGGACAGGTGATTACTTAACCTTCACGACCACATGGCAGATGGCATCTATTGACTTAAGTGCCTATAACGGTCAGAATGTAATAATTGCTTTCAAGAGTATTCACACCGGTGGTAACTATAGAATTATAGATGATGTTGCTGGTCCCAATCTCTATGTTCCTTCAGGTCCACCTGAAGTTGTAACTCTTGTTTATCCTACCAATGGAGCTACCGGAATTCCACAAACCGGTTTTAATTTGACCTGGACGCCTGCCACAACCGGTGGGGTACCCAATTACTATGCTGTCTATATGACTCAAGATGAAACTCTGATTTATGATGATTACAGATGGGAAACGAATAATACCTATTTCAATCCTGTAACCGAGGGTGGAATTACCTTCAATTATCTGGATCGCTGGTATTGGACTGTAGAAGCAATTAATGATGATGGCAGTGCAGTTGTAGAACCACCTTACTCCTTTGAAATCAGACAAGCACCTATAGCAATAAGTACTTTCCCCTGGACAGAGAATTTTGATGCTTCTCTTAATCTGCCTACCGATTGGACTATGGTTGATGTTGATGGTGCAGGAACATATTGGCAAGCCAGTACTGCCTATAGCCATTCCTCCCCTAATTCCTTTGTGCATAGTTTCAGCACAGCAGTAGACGATGGCCAGAATGGTTGGTTAATTACGCCAGCAATACAGGTTCCTCAAACAGGTAATTTTGTCCTCTCCTGGTGGAACTATAATGTATACCCCAGTTGGATGGTTTATAACGGCTTATTGGTAAATACTACTAATGATCCTAATGATCCTAACTGGGTGGAACTTTGGGCTCCTACTACTGTTGCGGCTGCCTGGTCCAATGCTGTAGTCAATATTACTCCTTATGCAGGTCAGACAGTATATTTTGCCTTTAATTATCAGGGTTACGATGCTGATAACTGGTATATTGATGATGTTAGTATTTATGAGTTGCTCGTAGATGAATACCCTCCTGTTATTACCCATTTGCCGATTCTTAATACTCCTCGCAATGATACCAATTACCTTGTTTATGCAGAAATAGCTGATGATCCCAATTGGAATAATCCTATCGGGGGAGCAAGTGTATATTACAGTACAGATTCGGGAACTACTTGGAATGGTCCTATTGCTATGACTCCTGGAACTGAACCTGCCTATACTGCCTATATTCCTGCTCAGCCCTTGGGAACTACTGTACAATATTATATTCAAGCATGGGATAGTTTAAATAATATGGCAACGACTGATACTTACAGCTTTGCAGTAAATAATCCTGTCTGGATTTGGTATGATACCGGTGGTACTGTTTATCTTGGTATCCCCAGTCAAGCTTTCGGTCCCACAGTGCTGTATGAAAACCCCTATTACGGAACAGGAATTCCTATGAAACTATTGGGAACGGATGGCGAATCATACAATGCCGTAACTGCCAATCTGCATATCTATAGCTATGATGGAACAGATATAGTTGACTTGATTACTCCTATACCTGTTTCCTTCGCAGCTCAAACCTATCAAACAATTGATTTAAGCAGTTATGATATTAATATTACCACGCCTTACTTTATGATTGCTTATGAAGATATGCCTGCCGGAAATTATTTCCTGTTTGATGAAACATACGACTACGGAACTACCTTCGTGAAAATGAGTGGTACTCTGTATACCTTATCTACATCCGGTTCCTGGTGTATAGGAGCTTATGTTACAAACGGTACAGCTACTATTGCTGCACCAGTTGCTACCATAGCCAATGTAGGAGGCAATCCTGTGATCAGTTGGAATGCTGTTAGCGGAGCCAATGCCTATAATATTTGGAATGCATCTGATCCTTATAGCGCACAATGGACTTTATTAGCTACAACTACTGGAACAACCTATACCTATACCGGTAGTGATAGCAAAAAGTTTTTCCGGGTCACTGCTACTACAGATATTCCCGCTAAAGGTGTACGCAATGTAAATGGATTAGCTCTGGGAAACAATAATCAGATCGGACTTACTCATTCTTCAATCCAACCGGTTAAAGCTTCCAAAGCTAAAATAGAAAAACTACTTAGAAAGTAAAAGGAGATATGCTTTGCGGTTTAGTTTTTTGTAGCTAACCGCCAAGCACTCTTTTTAGAAAATAAGCCCTCGGTATTTTTACCGGGGGCTTTTCTGTTTTGACTTACAATTTTGCCCCGGGCACCGTTTTGACTCACAATTTTCACTTGTCATCCAGGTATCCACATCCCACAAACATCTTTATTGGCAACCGAGTTATAACTTGTTTCCGAATTAAAAAATTGTGAGTTAAAACAAGAATCCTGCACACTGTCAACCGAGCTACAACAAACTCACGAATTCCACGGTCACGAAAAAACAAGAACCCGCACACTGTCAACCGAGCTTCGCCAACCCCTCAAATTCCACCATCGTGAAAGAAGGTATTTTTTCACATCAGCAGGGTTGGATTGGAATTGTTCAGAAATAGTGACTTCGAGGCGAATTTTTGTTTTAACTCTAAACCGAGCTTCAGCTTTGAAAGTAGAAGGCAGTGAACAAAATTTCCTGTTGCGTCTGCATATAGTTCCAACCACAAAAGGGTCGGTTTAGAGTCAAAACTTCACCGCCTCAAAATATAGTTGCAATCACAAAAGGGTCGGTTTAGAGTCAAAACCTCACCCCGATGCTTGTTTTGACTCACAATTTTCACTTACCCTCCAGGTATCCACATCCCACAAACATCTTCATTTGCAACCGAGTTATAACTTGTTTCCGAATTAAAAAATTGTGAGTTAAAACAAGAACCCGCACACTGTCAACCGAGCTACAACGAACTCACGAATTCCACGGTCCCGGAAAAACAAGAACCCTGCACACTGTCAACCGAGCTTCGCCAACCCCTCAAATTCCACCATCGTGAAAGAAGGTATTTTTTCACATCAGCAGGGTTGGATTGGAATTGTTCAGAAATAGTGACTTCGGGGCGAATTTTTGTTTTAACTCTAAACCGAGCTTCAGCTTTGAAAGTTGAAGGCAACGAATAACATTTCCTGTTGCGTCTGCATATAGTTGCAATTACAAAAGGGTCGGTTTAGAGTCAAAACTTCACCGCGTCAAAACTCCATCCGGGAGAGCAAATGCAAAAATTTATTTGTTTTCTTCCCGAAAGTATTTATCATATCTAATAAAAAACAGGAGATTTCCGAATGCGCACAAAAATGATTCATCGTTCCCTCAACACTTATTTCCATATCGTAAATCATTCTATTGATGGCAGAAAACTTTATTATGACCCTGGTGATTATAAAACCTATCTTTACTTATTTAAAAAGGAATTGGACTACAATGTAACTGTAATTGCCTATTGCCTTATGCCCAATCATTTTCATTTTCTTTTGCGTCAAAATGCACCTGAAGCAATTAGTTCATTACTGGAAAGAACTCACAAAAGATATGCACGCTATTACAATAAAAAATATAACTTCAAAGGAAGGATATTTCGCAGTCCCTTACATCATATTGAAACACCAACGGAAAATTATCTCTTCAATGCTTGTGCCTATATTCATGCCAATCCTGTTCAGGCAGGTTTAGTAGGTTTTCCCGAAGAATGGGAATATTCCAATTTCAGGGAATATATTAGGATGCGCAAGGGGAAATTATATTCAGAACAATTCTTGATGGATTATATCGTAAATCCGGAAAAATACAGATTGAAAGTTATTGATATAGCAAGGAAAAAGTCAATGCAAAGAGCATTTGAGAAGGATAGCATTTGGTTTTGACTTACAATTTTGCCGGTGCCCTCTCGGAAACCACAATCCGATGCTTGTTTTGACTCACAATTTTCACTTGCCCTCTAGGTACACACATCCCACAAACATCTTCATTTGCAACCGAGTTATAACTTGTTTCCGAATTAAAAAATTGTGAGTTAAAACAAGAACCCTGCACACTGCCAACCGAGCTTCGCCAACCCCTCAAATTCCACCATCGTGAAAGAAGGTATTTTTTCACATCAGCAGGGTTGGATTGGAATTGTTCAGAAATAGTGACTTCGAGGCGAATTTTTGTTTTAACTCTAAACCGAGCTTCAGCTTTGACAGTATCGGACAAAAAATAAATTTCCTGTTACCTCTGCATCTCGTTGCAAACCACAGAAGAATCGGTTTAGAGTCAAAACTCCACCAGGCCAAAAT
Coding sequences within it:
- a CDS encoding choice-of-anchor J domain-containing protein; translated protein: MTTSNPTSAPNPAVLVSPANDAWAMIGDILSWNSGGGFPSSYDVYFGTSSTPPLVSDNQTALTYTPTLAAGNTYYWKVVPANLIGEATGCPTWSFKTPTTTQVAESFENTSFPPAGWANPGSWSRSTSYYKQGVASAYKYTSDTSKYILSTPKVTITSTSTLSLWTLCSSTSGTIEVIYSPDRTTWTQLSSITHAAAYTWYNKVVDLSSLTGNNYYLGVRTGGQSYTSYYVDLVIGPEITPEAPGAPTLSTPADLATNVNEFTTFTWTAPTTGGVPTGYKLYCDTSNPPTTLKADLNALTYTLTTSLAYNTTYYWTVLAYNGAGNGTTATVRSFTTRTNPTISTFPYTAGNFENGGALPLNWIASEGATGASYHWAASTGASSHGPAAPHSGTYFGWLYCYLASNSYNPYYLTTAPIALDATAKRLTYWYWIGTDTYANPLFVEISTDNQATWTTLYTHSNTSNTLAWYQNTLSLEAYTSHTVYLRFKGMSNYGSNMTDLGLDDIVIEDIPAAPIISCTPTSWDFGQTIINTTKTKDFTISNTGGGTLSVSSIVIEGDYYTLLTNPAPAGLTAGQTATFTVQYAPTAVGTQNGTVTITDNRGVTTVNLSAICYDPTIYTFPWVENFGTTTNFPPLNWSRLTGLYPSETPVTTTSGWTYDDFANVVTTPQNMSGRLNIYYTSTKYWLVTPPIAIPGAGYELKFDLALTTYSGIATSPTPGAQADDKFIVLISDSPMMTNPTVLGEWNNTGSSYVYDNISPSGENHIISLNTYSGTKYLAFYGESTVAGGDNNVYVDNVTVRETPAAPIFNYSPTSIAFGTGFANTPTAYQNVTVTNTGAGVLNLAVADVNIIGADASMFSFNPANLPAALSTNQSVTIPVRYNPTAIGNHTATLRMVYNATNYDVTLSGNALGEHALYQGFEGATFPPTGWATATAPWEIYTTYAHTGTKSVKSGYSTGTWWLMTPTLAIEDGANTLTFWYRDYSSETSWDYDDEYTYVMLSTTGNAPEDFTTTLWTGDYLTFTTTWQMASIDLSAYNGQNVIIAFKSIHTGGNYRIIDDVAGPNLYVPSGPPEVVTLVYPTNGATGIPQTGFNLTWTPATTGGVPNYYAVYMTQDETLIYDDYRWETNNTYFNPVTEGGITFNYLDRWYWTVEAINDDGSAVVEPPYSFEIRQAPIAISTFPWTENFDASLNLPTDWTMVDVDGAGTYWQASTAYSHSSPNSFVHSFSTAVDDGQNGWLITPAIQVPQTGNFVLSWWNYNVYPSWMVYNGLLVNTTNDPNDPNWVELWAPTTVAAAWSNAVVNITPYAGQTVYFAFNYQGYDADNWYIDDVSIYELLVDEYPPVITHLPILNTPRNDTNYLVYAEIADDPNWNNPIGGASVYYSTDSGTTWNGPIAMTPGTEPAYTAYIPAQPLGTTVQYYIQAWDSLNNMATTDTYSFAVNNPVWIWYDTGGTVYLGIPSQAFGPTVLYENPYYGTGIPMKLLGTDGESYNAVTANLHIYSYDGTDIVDLITPIPVSFAAQTYQTIDLSSYDINITTPYFMIAYEDMPAGNYFLFDETYDYGTTFVKMSGTLYTLSTSGSWCIGAYVTNGTATIAAPVATIANVGGNPVISWNAVSGANAYNIWNASDPYSAQWTLLATTTGTTYTYTGSDSKKFFRVTATTDIPAKGVRNVNGLALGNNNQIGLTHSSIQPVKASKAKIEKLLRK
- a CDS encoding transposase, whose amino-acid sequence is MRTKMIHRSLNTYFHIVNHSIDGRKLYYDPGDYKTYLYLFKKELDYNVTVIAYCLMPNHFHFLLRQNAPEAISSLLERTHKRYARYYNKKYNFKGRIFRSPLHHIETPTENYLFNACAYIHANPVQAGLVGFPEEWEYSNFREYIRMRKGKLYSEQFLMDYIVNPEKYRLKVIDIARKKSMQRAFEKDSIWF